One window from the genome of Aphelocoma coerulescens isolate FSJ_1873_10779 chromosome 19, UR_Acoe_1.0, whole genome shotgun sequence encodes:
- the NCF1 gene encoding neutrophil cytosol factor 1 produces MGDTFIRHIELLGYEKRFFPSQHYVYMFLVKWNDLSEKVVYRRFTEIYEFHKALKEMFPIESGDINIENRIIPHLPAPKWFDGQRSTQNRQGTLAEYCYTLVNLPHKISRCLHVVNFFKVRHDDMNPVTDSQIKKPEVFLLPKDSKKNPTDITGPIVLQTYRAIADYEKSSTSEMSVKAGDMVDVVEKSENGWWFCQLKNKRGWVPAAYLEPMDGPDESEEQEPNYAGEAYMVWKSYTAVEEDELTLKEGDTIEVIHKLLDGWWVIRKDETTGYYPAMYLQKAGEVNTSVKSEQRNRSAPPRRSTIRNVKSIHKQGRKQISQETYRRNSKKYIQKQRNMRGNSQNKANVIVEKNEPEGNKPKAQPAVPPRPSKDLILNRCTESTRKKIL; encoded by the exons GTCTACATGTTCCTGGTGAAGTGGAATGACCTCTCTGAAAAGGTCGTCTACCGCCGCTTTACTGAAATATATGAGTTCCAC aaagCGCTGAAGGAGATGTTCCCCATTGAATCCGGGGACATCAACATAGAGAACCGGATCATCCCGCACTTGCCAG CCCCAAAGTGGTTTGATGGGCAGCGCTCAACTCAGAACAGGCAGGGCACACTGGCCGAGTACTGCTACACACTGGTCAACCTACCCCACAAGATCTCTCGGTGCCTGCATGTGGTCAACTTCTTCAAGGTCCGTCATGATGACATGAACCCTGTCACAGACAGCCA GATCAAGAAGCCTGAGGTCTTCCTCCTGCCAAAGGATTCCAAGAAAAACCCCACTG ACATCACGGGTCCCATTGTCCTGCAAACGTACCGAGCCATCGCTGACTATGAGAAGAGTTCCACGTCTGAGATGTCTGTCAAAGCTGGGGACATGGTAGATGTCGTGGAGAAGAGCGAGAACG GCTGGTGGTTTTGTCAACTGAAGAATAAACGAGGCTGGGTCCCTGCTGCCTATCTGGAGCCAATGGATGGTCCCGATGAGTCTGAAGAGCAGGAGCCTAACTATGCAG GTGAGGCATACATGGTCTGGAAAAGCTACACTGCTGTGGAAGAGGATGAGCTGACCCTCAAGGAGGGCGATACCATTGAAGTCATCCACAAGCTTCTTGATGGCTGGTGGGTCATCAG GAAGGATGAAACCACAGGTTATTACCCCGCCATGTACCTGCAGAAAGCCGGGGAGGTGAACACCTCTGTGAAGAGTGAGCAGAGGAACCGGAGTGCTCCTCCACGGAG ATCCACCATCCGAAATGTGAAGAGCATCCACAAGCAGGGCCGGAAGCAGATCAGCCAGGAGACCTATAGGAGGAACAGCAAGAAGTACATCCAGAAGCAGCGGAACATGCGGGGAAATTCCCAGAACAAGGCCAATGTTATTG TTGAGAAAAATGAGCCAGAGGGCAACAAACCCAAGGCTCAACCTGCTGTTCCTCCCCGTCCCAGCAAAGACCTTATCCTGAACCGCTGCACCGAGAGCACACGGAAGAAGATCCTGTGA